In bacterium, the following proteins share a genomic window:
- a CDS encoding choice-of-anchor D domain-containing protein: protein MNTLSIHSFFWNLFFALFLEVTVAQGGQYYIDFQAGNDTNSGTSSGAAWKTIPGTRNPANTADVATRWGTTFSSTLKVPAGTVFKLKSGTICGTNNGCGMVNVSSAYYSTGATFANSILFQRDPTWGSGSVVFDGNGVTLGSGTGWGLLHVTVGGISFDGVVGVSDLYDGIIVKNSDRIGISYYANSLTEGGTVQFVKFFACGKIYNATSTTASEGHLFVKYHRNGMVNTCMFDGNGNYHNGFAVSSDNRVTDYTVSNCVAKSMTGSDVLDCGIGFKAQNSVVTWINCTSYNNDKGFDLGENGGDSSFPINYKLIGCLSCSNQFGINLSGPDPGVQWPAGITFSLINCVVYGNVQIGSKIYAGPYNLYMVHNVYDGNDTNLKVGPDGLDDGVKPINAYLYNNVFYKGISMNILGGAWGGTPALSYTLNADYNSYIQRASEYFCRWSYWNTMPPSGVNKYDFSYGANGPGHASGYWYNFYGANATDQPTNGCTGHYHCDAHSKGTGATDLTLPPFANVTGHDYRLTANYAGVNLSQFPWYVPEMGVDRAGVTRTAWDIGVFESAATTTAASILVTPGSQSFGSITVGTTTDRTFTVQNTGGGTLSGSASVAAPFSVVAGSSYSLGAGLSQIVTVRYSPTTSGPNSQSVSFTGGAGASAPLSGTAAILPAISVTPGSQSFGPITVGTTTDRTFTVQNTGGGTLSGSASVAAPFSVVAGSSYSLGAGLSQIVTVRYSPTTSGTNAQSVSFTGGAGASAPVSGTAAILPAISVTPGSQGFGSINVGMTADRTFAVQNTGGGTLSGSANVAAPFSVVAGGSYSLGAGQSQAVTVRYYPAIAGTNIQTVTFTGGGGASATVNGAAWVPPIVSAITQSVADVDTNTPGLQVFAGSVIQYSGTASDAIGNPIIWQWICSVNDGAETVLQSGTGAVNSISYYYTENTVSNTYIWKLRVSNGQTVVESNLTVGVISPSVAVTQLSFPAISGAISAPFGTVTNSYIFQQLETVDPATAGRAAYTFAIIFEGDYIIQGIVNASSEVANSFLVNIDAEPQYPTMIWDIPVTMGFERRVVSWRGNGTFNNNQFVPKIFTLSQGIHQLIIRGSEANVKLERINIVSLPSAPGNLRILPQP from the coding sequence ACAGGAGCTACATTTGCTAACTCAATCCTGTTTCAGCGCGATCCGACATGGGGCTCTGGCAGCGTGGTTTTCGATGGAAATGGCGTGACACTCGGAAGTGGCACCGGCTGGGGGTTGTTGCATGTGACAGTTGGGGGAATCAGCTTTGATGGCGTCGTGGGCGTGAGCGACCTTTATGATGGAATAATTGTAAAGAACTCCGACAGAATTGGCATCTCGTATTATGCTAACTCATTAACCGAAGGTGGAACTGTTCAGTTTGTCAAGTTCTTCGCTTGTGGGAAGATTTACAATGCGACGAGTACTACGGCGTCAGAGGGGCATTTGTTTGTTAAGTATCACAGGAATGGAATGGTCAATACATGCATGTTTGACGGGAACGGGAACTACCATAACGGTTTCGCCGTCTCATCTGATAATCGCGTAACAGATTATACCGTTAGCAACTGTGTCGCAAAGAGTATGACCGGTAGCGATGTCTTGGACTGCGGCATAGGTTTCAAGGCACAGAACAGCGTGGTTACTTGGATAAACTGTACCTCATACAACAATGATAAGGGATTCGATCTGGGCGAGAATGGCGGGGATAGCAGCTTTCCAATTAACTACAAGCTCATCGGTTGCTTGTCCTGCAGCAATCAGTTTGGAATTAATTTAAGTGGTCCTGATCCCGGCGTGCAGTGGCCGGCCGGAATTACTTTCTCCCTTATCAACTGTGTAGTATACGGGAATGTTCAGATTGGCTCCAAGATATATGCCGGCCCGTACAATCTCTACATGGTGCATAATGTTTATGACGGGAATGATACCAATCTGAAAGTGGGGCCGGATGGCCTGGACGATGGTGTTAAGCCCATCAATGCTTATTTATACAACAACGTCTTCTATAAGGGGATTTCCATGAATATCCTTGGCGGTGCGTGGGGAGGAACCCCGGCATTGTCTTATACGCTTAACGCCGATTACAACTCCTACATTCAGCGAGCGTCAGAATACTTCTGTCGTTGGAGTTACTGGAACACAATGCCTCCGAGCGGGGTCAACAAATATGACTTCAGCTATGGTGCAAATGGGCCCGGACATGCTTCGGGTTACTGGTACAACTTCTACGGTGCGAACGCAACCGACCAGCCGACGAACGGCTGCACTGGCCACTACCATTGCGATGCTCACAGCAAAGGTACGGGCGCCACGGATTTAACACTGCCGCCGTTTGCGAATGTCACAGGTCATGACTACCGTCTAACGGCAAACTACGCTGGGGTGAATTTATCCCAATTCCCGTGGTACGTGCCGGAGATGGGCGTTGACCGGGCAGGCGTCACACGGACCGCTTGGGATATCGGGGTATTTGAGAGCGCTGCGACCACAACAGCTGCTTCGATTTTGGTCACGCCGGGAAGCCAGAGCTTTGGCTCGATCACCGTTGGAACGACAACGGATCGTACTTTTACTGTGCAAAACACAGGAGGGGGAACCCTCTCGGGAAGTGCGAGTGTGGCGGCACCATTCAGTGTTGTTGCCGGGAGCAGTTACAGTCTTGGTGCAGGACTCAGCCAGATTGTAACGGTCCGATACAGTCCTACCACTTCAGGCCCGAATTCCCAGAGCGTGTCATTCACGGGTGGTGCCGGAGCAAGCGCGCCGCTAAGTGGCACAGCTGCGATACTTCCAGCGATTTCAGTCACGCCGGGAAGCCAGAGCTTTGGCCCGATCACCGTTGGAACGACAACGGATCGTACTTTTACTGTGCAAAACACAGGAGGGGGAACCCTCTCGGGAAGTGCGAGTGTGGCGGCACCATTCAGTGTTGTTGCCGGGAGCAGTTACAGTCTTGGTGCAGGACTCAGCCAGATTGTAACGGTCCGCTATAGTCCTACCACTTCAGGCACGAATGCCCAGAGCGTGTCATTCACGGGTGGTGCCGGAGCAAGCGCGCCGGTAAGTGGCACCGCTGCAATACTTCCTGCGATTTCAGTCACGCCGGGAAGCCAGGGCTTTGGGTCAATCAATGTGGGAATGACTGCGGATCGGACTTTTGCCGTGCAAAATACCGGAGGGGGAACCCTCTCGGGTAGTGCGAATGTGGCGGCACCATTCAGTGTTGTTGCCGGGGGTTCGTACAGTCTTGGGGCAGGACAAAGTCAGGCCGTGACTGTGCGTTATTATCCGGCTATCGCAGGTACGAATATCCAGACCGTAACCTTTACGGGCGGAGGTGGCGCAAGTGCAACCGTGAATGGCGCTGCTTGGGTGCCTCCGATAGTTTCAGCTATTACTCAGAGTGTTGCTGATGTTGACACCAATACTCCAGGCCTCCAGGTATTTGCGGGATCTGTGATACAGTATTCAGGGACGGCTTCTGATGCGATTGGAAATCCAATTATATGGCAGTGGATTTGTTCTGTAAATGATGGTGCTGAGACGGTCCTGCAAAGCGGAACAGGCGCAGTAAATAGCATAAGCTATTATTATACAGAGAACACGGTCAGCAACACATATATTTGGAAGCTTCGCGTTAGCAATGGCCAGACCGTCGTTGAGTCAAACCTGACAGTCGGGGTGATTTCTCCCAGCGTGGCAGTGACGCAGCTTTCGTTCCCTGCTATATCTGGCGCCATCTCCGCCCCCTTTGGCACCGTCACTAATAGTTATATCTTCCAGCAATTGGAAACGGTTGATCCCGCCACTGCGGGTCGGGCAGCCTACACGTTTGCCATCATTTTTGAGGGTGACTACATAATTCAGGGAATCGTGAATGCGTCAAGCGAAGTCGCGAACTCTTTCTTAGTGAACATAGACGCGGAACCGCAATATCCGACCATGATCTGGGACATTCCCGTCACCATGGGTTTTGAAAGACGGGTCGTCAGCTGGAGAGGTAACGGCACTTTTAACAACAACCAGTTCGTTCCGAAAATCTTCACCCTAAGCCAGGGAATCCATCAGCTCATTATTCGTGGCAGCGAGGCCAATGTGAAGCTGGAGCGCATCAATATTGTTTCATTGCCTTCCGCTCCGGGCAATTTGCGGATTTTACCGCAGCCTTAG